The Streptomyces sp. NBC_00344 genome includes a window with the following:
- a CDS encoding MarR family winged helix-turn-helix transcriptional regulator, which translates to MSRFTGRPQARAKASDAARAASELLELLWGRGQEAAPAGTISPSQLRALLIIEKREGANLRSLGRALGSRASSVSRLCDRMQAMGLVERCPSPTSRREVELRLTSHGHVLLNEYRGIRAREVAVVLDAMEPAAVEALTKGLTAFHAAATVALDVEAGGSGDHRGDQVADSA; encoded by the coding sequence ATGTCCCGCTTTACCGGTCGGCCCCAGGCGCGTGCGAAGGCCTCCGATGCTGCCCGGGCGGCATCGGAACTACTCGAGCTGCTGTGGGGACGTGGCCAGGAGGCCGCCCCGGCGGGCACCATCTCACCTTCCCAGCTCCGCGCCCTGCTCATCATCGAGAAACGCGAGGGCGCCAACCTGCGTTCCCTGGGCAGGGCCCTCGGATCGCGCGCTTCGTCGGTCAGCAGGCTCTGTGACCGGATGCAGGCCATGGGCCTGGTGGAGCGGTGCCCCAGTCCCACGAGCCGCAGAGAGGTCGAACTGCGGCTGACCTCGCACGGCCATGTTCTGCTCAACGAATACCGCGGCATCCGGGCCCGTGAGGTCGCTGTCGTTCTGGACGCGATGGAGCCGGCCGCCGTTGAGGCGCTCACCAAGGGCCTCACGGCCTTTCACGCCGCGGCCACGGTCGCGCTCGACGTGGAGGCCGGTGGTTCCGGGGATCACCGGGGCGACCAGGTCGCGGACAGCGCATAG
- a CDS encoding SMP-30/gluconolactonase/LRE family protein, whose amino-acid sequence MSDYTDGTVLEVPADGGSGTDAPITGLTRPTGMALNAAGDLYVSDTGNNRVVKVPGNGGPQTVVPATDLSRPIGLALDAAGNLFISDSFNNRVVEVPADGGPQTTVPTTGLVHPDGLALDALGNLFVADFSNDRVVKVPADGGPQTTVPARGLSQPTGLAFDSDGDLYISDSANGRVVKMPVDGGPQETVPTSGLRSPQGLVLDAVDNLFVADFGNDRVVEVPANGGGQSTLPVSGLSTPVGLAVPPAPVPPTNVTAAPGHAQATVSFIGSASPAVTGYIVTAIDLTKHSRGGQVAQGPGSPITVTSLTPGDSYEFTVTGTNAAGATSLNSAPSPAVTIRRVPTRLAARPASMQQRSGPSALIVRGLHATLSEADGTPLARQLITFTNTARTRQLCTAVSDVHGVAHCEATVPDRTRGSRSLYDDLRHHGYLATFRGSTTYRSVVDTAPVRVRHRP is encoded by the coding sequence GTGTCCGACTACACCGACGGCACCGTGCTGGAGGTACCTGCGGACGGCGGCTCCGGGACGGATGCCCCGATCACCGGACTGACCCGTCCCACCGGTATGGCGCTCAACGCCGCGGGAGATCTCTATGTCTCCGACACCGGCAACAACAGGGTGGTGAAGGTGCCGGGGAACGGCGGTCCGCAGACCGTGGTCCCCGCCACCGACCTGTCGCGGCCGATCGGTCTGGCGCTCGATGCGGCGGGCAACCTGTTCATCTCCGACAGTTTCAACAACAGGGTGGTCGAGGTGCCCGCCGACGGGGGGCCGCAGACCACCGTCCCGACCACGGGCCTGGTCCACCCGGACGGTCTGGCGCTCGATGCGCTCGGCAACCTCTTCGTCGCGGACTTCAGCAACGACAGAGTCGTGAAGGTGCCTGCCGACGGGGGACCGCAGACGACCGTTCCCGCCCGCGGTCTCTCCCAGCCGACCGGGCTGGCGTTCGACTCCGACGGCGACCTGTACATCTCCGACTCGGCGAACGGCAGGGTCGTGAAGATGCCCGTGGACGGCGGACCGCAGGAAACAGTGCCCACGTCCGGTCTGCGCAGCCCGCAGGGGCTGGTGCTCGACGCGGTCGACAACCTCTTCGTCGCCGACTTCGGTAACGACAGGGTGGTGGAGGTGCCGGCGAACGGCGGCGGGCAGAGCACCCTGCCCGTCTCGGGTCTGAGCACCCCGGTCGGGTTGGCCGTGCCACCGGCCCCGGTCCCGCCCACCAATGTGACCGCTGCTCCCGGCCACGCGCAGGCCACGGTGTCGTTCATCGGCAGCGCTTCACCCGCGGTCACCGGCTACATCGTCACCGCCATCGATCTCACCAAGCACTCCCGGGGCGGCCAGGTCGCTCAGGGGCCCGGTTCCCCCATCACGGTCACCTCTCTCACGCCGGGTGACAGCTATGAGTTCACGGTGACAGGGACCAACGCCGCCGGGGCCACCAGCCTCAATTCCGCCCCGTCCCCGGCCGTCACCATTCGCCGCGTCCCCACACGGCTCGCGGCGCGGCCGGCCTCCATGCAGCAGCGGTCGGGGCCGTCGGCCCTGATCGTCAGGGGCCTCCACGCCACCCTCAGCGAGGCCGACGGCACCCCCCTGGCGCGTCAGTTGATCACGTTCACCAACACGGCAAGGACGCGACAGCTGTGCACCGCGGTATCCGACGTTCACGGTGTGGCGCATTGCGAAGCCACCGTCCCGGACCGGACCCGCGGAAGCCGGAGTCTCTACGACGACCTGCGGCATCACGGCTACCTCGCCACCTTCCGGGGCAGCACCACGTATCGGTCCGTCGTGGACACCGCCCCGGTGCGGGTCAGGCACCGGCCCTGA
- a CDS encoding MarR family winged helix-turn-helix transcriptional regulator, translating into MEDGHLSQQQLRVLASLRQRPGINLTALARGVGLSLPRASRVCSGLESAGLLSRSPADSDRREIGLALTPGGIARLERVEVRRVESLVDALGRMPARDRRGLVAGCRYLASSLTAMRAGGD; encoded by the coding sequence ATGGAGGACGGGCACCTGTCTCAGCAGCAGTTGAGAGTGCTGGCGTCGCTGCGGCAGCGCCCTGGTATCAACCTGACGGCCTTGGCGCGCGGCGTGGGGCTGAGCCTGCCCCGGGCCAGCCGTGTGTGCAGCGGACTGGAATCCGCCGGCTTACTGTCGCGCAGCCCGGCCGATTCCGACCGCAGAGAGATCGGGCTCGCCCTGACACCGGGCGGCATCGCACGCCTGGAGCGCGTCGAGGTCCGGCGGGTGGAGTCGCTGGTGGACGCACTCGGCCGGATGCCCGCGCGCGACCGGCGCGGTCTGGTCGCCGGGTGCCGGTACCTGGCGTCGTCACTCACTGCCATGCGGGCCGGGGGTGACTGA
- a CDS encoding metallophosphoesterase family protein: MHLVLTSDTHLPKRAGLLPHPLLDAIEQADAVIHAGDWVDPATLDLLESRARRVIGVYGNNDGPELRARLPEVASAVLGGLRFGVVHETGAAQGRERRCSARFPDLDVLVFGHSHIPWDTIAPTGLRLLNPGSPTDRRRQPYCTFMTVDAAAGRLSDVRLHRLPPRHRPTGGGGPASPSTTRQR, translated from the coding sequence ATGCATCTGGTTCTGACCTCCGACACGCATCTCCCGAAGCGGGCAGGCCTGCTCCCCCACCCGCTCCTGGACGCGATCGAACAAGCCGACGCCGTCATCCATGCGGGTGACTGGGTCGACCCGGCAACCCTGGACCTGCTCGAATCCCGTGCGCGACGTGTCATCGGGGTCTATGGGAACAACGACGGCCCGGAGCTCCGGGCCCGGCTGCCCGAGGTGGCCAGTGCCGTTCTCGGCGGGCTGAGATTCGGGGTCGTGCACGAAACGGGAGCCGCGCAGGGACGCGAGCGGAGATGCTCCGCTCGCTTTCCTGATCTGGACGTACTGGTGTTCGGCCACAGTCACATCCCGTGGGACACCATAGCGCCGACGGGCCTACGGCTGCTCAATCCCGGTTCTCCGACGGACAGACGGCGTCAGCCGTACTGCACCTTCATGACCGTCGATGCGGCCGCGGGCCGGCTGAGCGACGTACGGCTGCACCGTCTCCCGCCACGACACCGGCCCACGGGCGGTGGCGGCCCCGCATCGCCGTCAACGACCCGGCAGCGCTGA
- a CDS encoding PP2C family protein-serine/threonine phosphatase yields MEKAVRAAAPYALVDTVRDFLATSHGATSVQLYLVDYGLSVLNPLEPVADPEQSRSLHNTPEGRAFGSQEPREQQVRHGDAVDHHLPVTVRGERLGILTVRLPGERSTPAAIDDLAHAADLLGHELLVAERDTDLYQRVRRVSRLTLAAEMQWQLLPARACSAPEYAIGAQLEPAYSIHGDNYDWAADRDELTLAVTNGMGEGIRASLLTNLAVNALRNARRAGIGVADQAALADQALYEQHRGDAYVSTLLLRFILTTGRVEVVDAGSPQLWRKRGKKVERIALEAQLPLGMFEETPYTAQEFHVEPGDRLLFLSDGVYEAVSPLGEVYGDRALARAIHSTSLLPAAAVPRALLHELASHRATETPDDALVLCLDWFGRADGRP; encoded by the coding sequence ATGGAGAAAGCGGTACGCGCGGCGGCACCGTACGCCCTGGTGGACACGGTCCGAGACTTCCTCGCCACGTCGCATGGTGCCACTTCCGTGCAGCTGTATCTCGTGGACTACGGGCTCTCGGTACTCAACCCGCTCGAGCCCGTTGCCGACCCGGAGCAGTCACGGTCGCTCCACAACACGCCTGAGGGACGGGCGTTCGGCAGCCAGGAGCCACGCGAGCAGCAGGTCCGGCACGGTGACGCGGTGGATCACCATCTGCCGGTGACGGTGCGCGGGGAACGACTGGGCATCCTCACCGTCAGGCTGCCGGGCGAGCGGTCCACTCCGGCGGCCATCGACGACCTGGCCCATGCCGCGGATCTCCTGGGGCACGAGCTTCTTGTCGCCGAACGGGACACCGACCTGTACCAGAGGGTCCGAAGAGTGAGCAGACTCACCCTGGCGGCCGAGATGCAGTGGCAATTGCTACCGGCTCGCGCGTGCAGCGCACCGGAGTATGCGATCGGAGCCCAACTGGAGCCCGCGTACTCCATTCACGGTGACAACTACGACTGGGCCGCGGACCGGGACGAACTCACGCTCGCCGTGACCAACGGCATGGGCGAGGGCATCCGCGCGTCGCTGCTCACCAATCTCGCCGTCAACGCCCTGCGCAACGCACGACGAGCCGGAATCGGCGTCGCGGACCAAGCGGCGCTGGCGGACCAGGCCCTCTACGAGCAGCACCGCGGCGACGCGTACGTGTCGACACTGCTCCTGCGCTTCATTCTCACTACGGGCCGTGTGGAGGTGGTCGACGCCGGTTCACCGCAGCTATGGCGAAAACGGGGCAAAAAGGTGGAGCGCATCGCCCTCGAAGCCCAGCTCCCTCTCGGCATGTTCGAGGAGACTCCGTACACGGCGCAGGAATTCCACGTCGAGCCCGGGGACCGGTTGCTGTTCCTGAGTGACGGCGTCTATGAAGCCGTCTCCCCGCTGGGAGAGGTCTACGGCGACCGTGCCCTGGCCCGGGCGATCCACTCCACCAGTCTGCTTCCGGCAGCCGCCGTCCCCCGCGCGCTGCTCCACGAGCTGGCCAGTCACCGCGCGACCGAGACCCCCGACGACGCTCTGGTGCTCTGCCTCGACTGGTTCGGCAGAGCGGACGGACGACCCTGA
- a CDS encoding DUF4235 domain-containing protein — protein sequence MSKEKKKKLPLAYKPVGFVLGWAAGSLAGLVFQKAWKAVAHEDDAPDALDEDRGLSEILLAAALQGALFAAMRSAVDRSGAVAIRRMTGTWPSGKGGRD from the coding sequence GTGAGTAAGGAAAAGAAGAAGAAGCTGCCACTGGCCTACAAGCCTGTCGGATTCGTGCTCGGCTGGGCGGCAGGGTCACTGGCCGGGCTCGTGTTCCAGAAGGCCTGGAAGGCAGTGGCACACGAGGACGACGCCCCGGACGCCCTGGACGAGGACCGTGGTCTCAGCGAGATCCTGCTGGCCGCTGCCCTGCAAGGCGCTCTGTTCGCCGCGATGCGCAGTGCGGTGGACCGGTCGGGCGCTGTCGCCATAAGGCGGATGACCGGCACATGGCCAAGTGGCAAGGGCGGCCGCGACTGA
- a CDS encoding SRPBCC family protein has translation MGTVHAKASGSASAQLVWERYAVYRHWAQWAPQITAVDAPGERIAPGARGTVSSWFGVTVRFRIDDVDETGHTWSWQVRLGPLKVRLLHAVTPTAEGALTTLTLRGPWIVIAPYTPLARLALRRLVRGGRSALPGR, from the coding sequence ATGGGCACGGTGCATGCGAAGGCCTCAGGCTCCGCATCCGCTCAGTTGGTGTGGGAACGCTACGCGGTGTACCGCCACTGGGCGCAGTGGGCGCCCCAGATCACGGCCGTCGACGCCCCGGGAGAACGCATCGCACCGGGTGCGCGGGGCACGGTCAGCTCCTGGTTCGGGGTGACCGTTCGGTTCCGCATCGACGACGTGGACGAGACGGGCCACACCTGGTCCTGGCAGGTCCGCCTCGGCCCGCTGAAGGTGCGGCTGCTCCACGCCGTCACGCCGACCGCCGAGGGTGCACTGACGACGTTGACCCTCCGGGGCCCGTGGATCGTCATCGCTCCCTACACACCGCTCGCCCGCCTCGCGCTGCGCCGTCTGGTGCGCGGTGGGCGGTCAGCGCTGCCGGGTCGTTGA
- a CDS encoding glycoside hydrolase family 75 protein codes for MRRRLLAALLVTAAVPLAAALPAAASPHRTATPSGVQEGSVSASALLAKVTGCSQLSNGKYRTDEETSATVAVCGKNGAVFWKADMDVDCDGQVTSQCNGDTDPWFQDDTAFHQSNGEPLNAAALPYVVVPSSSSIWNYSSAGIEGGGVVAVIYNNKVEYAVVGDTGPNQIIGEASYSAAKGLGIDPDPETGGAESGVTYILFKNATANPIESHDAAVTRGDALAKQFLADN; via the coding sequence ATGCGTCGTCGTCTCCTCGCCGCGCTCCTCGTCACCGCAGCCGTGCCACTCGCTGCCGCCCTCCCCGCCGCCGCGAGCCCCCATCGAACCGCCACCCCCAGCGGGGTCCAGGAGGGATCGGTGAGCGCATCCGCCCTGCTGGCCAAGGTCACCGGCTGTTCGCAGCTCTCCAACGGCAAGTACCGCACCGATGAGGAGACTTCGGCGACCGTCGCTGTCTGCGGCAAGAACGGAGCGGTCTTCTGGAAGGCGGACATGGACGTCGACTGCGACGGGCAGGTCACCTCACAGTGCAACGGCGACACCGATCCGTGGTTCCAGGACGACACCGCCTTCCATCAGTCCAACGGTGAGCCGCTGAACGCCGCGGCGCTTCCTTACGTGGTCGTACCGAGTTCCAGCAGCATCTGGAACTACTCGTCGGCCGGCATCGAGGGCGGCGGTGTGGTGGCCGTCATCTACAACAACAAGGTCGAGTACGCGGTCGTCGGTGATACCGGGCCGAACCAGATCATCGGTGAGGCCTCCTACAGCGCGGCGAAGGGCCTGGGCATCGACCCCGACCCGGAGACCGGTGGTGCCGAATCCGGCGTCACCTACATCTTGTTCAAGAACGCGACGGCAAACCCCATCGAGAGCCATGACGCCGCGGTGACCCGCGGTGACGCGCTGGCCAAACAGTTCCTGGCCGACAACTGA
- a CDS encoding transglycosylase domain-containing protein, with translation MVARLAGIRVDYPRSNRAGLRRWLPSWRQILALVLLGATSGAALVMYAYARTDIPNQLNAFATQQDNVYYWSDGTELARSGWVNRQEVPLSRVPRRVRNAVLAAENASFYSDPGVSASGMTRAALRMITGGDTQGGSTITQQYVKNAYLNQDQNLSRKFHEMLLAVKVDNRLSKNEILEGYLNTSWFGRGTYGVQRAAQAYYGKEVGDLTVSEAAFLASVLKGASLYDPAISAKNHDRAVRRWKWILDRMVTTGALSPAERSAYKVFPEPKAPPKPSTASGQPGYLAALAKTYVQKAGHISDSAFDLGGYEVHTTFDRMRTTELATSVRRVTKGFDPAHRAADRHAHTGAASIASDGRILAVYGGPDFLTQGFNESNSITVPAGSAFTPFVYAAALRDGVQRKRGEPRTPVFPATVYDGDDDIPVITPEGPYWDRNGKVVKAENDGGRSWGHISLRDAMVHSVNAPLMQLGTDVGYERVARAAQDAGLLATSLGARVPGFSLGNSTPSALRMAAAYGTFAAGGVHTEPFSVARASRGGEPVALARPHRDRAFSAEVGAQVTDALRGALRGGGSASANAPAGAAGKAGTTADHTAGWFVGYTAQEATAVVVYRMNLGDLKPLPVTGLGGDAKADRTYPSRIWNAYLTSVAGRRPDGSGM, from the coding sequence ATGGTCGCGAGGCTCGCCGGCATACGGGTGGACTATCCGCGCTCGAACCGTGCCGGCCTCCGGCGCTGGCTGCCGTCATGGCGTCAGATCCTGGCCCTCGTTCTGCTCGGGGCGACCAGCGGCGCCGCACTGGTGATGTACGCCTACGCCCGGACGGACATACCGAATCAGCTCAATGCCTTCGCGACCCAGCAGGACAACGTGTACTACTGGTCGGACGGTACGGAGCTGGCCCGCAGCGGCTGGGTCAACCGGCAGGAGGTGCCGCTGTCCAGAGTTCCGCGGCGCGTGCGGAACGCGGTACTGGCGGCCGAGAACGCGAGCTTCTACTCGGATCCGGGCGTATCCGCCTCGGGTATGACCCGCGCGGCTCTGCGGATGATCACCGGGGGCGACACCCAGGGCGGCTCCACCATCACACAGCAGTACGTGAAGAACGCCTACCTCAATCAGGACCAGAATCTCAGCCGGAAGTTCCACGAGATGCTCCTCGCGGTCAAGGTGGACAACCGGCTGAGCAAGAACGAGATTCTCGAGGGCTACCTCAACACCAGTTGGTTCGGCCGGGGAACGTATGGCGTCCAGCGGGCAGCTCAGGCCTACTACGGCAAGGAGGTGGGTGATCTCACGGTGAGCGAGGCCGCGTTCCTGGCCTCGGTCCTCAAGGGGGCGTCCCTCTACGATCCCGCGATCAGCGCGAAGAACCATGACCGGGCGGTGCGCCGCTGGAAGTGGATCCTCGACCGGATGGTCACCACCGGAGCGCTGTCTCCGGCCGAGCGGTCCGCGTACAAGGTCTTCCCCGAGCCGAAGGCTCCGCCCAAGCCCTCCACGGCGAGCGGTCAGCCCGGCTATCTCGCGGCTCTCGCCAAGACCTATGTCCAGAAGGCGGGCCACATCTCGGACTCAGCGTTCGACCTGGGCGGTTATGAGGTCCACACGACGTTCGACAGAATGCGCACGACGGAGCTGGCGACGTCGGTACGCAGGGTCACCAAAGGCTTCGATCCGGCCCACCGGGCGGCCGACAGGCATGCGCACACCGGCGCAGCGTCGATCGCATCCGACGGACGGATACTCGCCGTGTACGGAGGGCCCGACTTCCTCACCCAGGGGTTCAACGAATCCAACTCGATCACCGTCCCCGCCGGATCGGCGTTCACCCCCTTCGTGTACGCGGCCGCTCTGCGCGACGGAGTGCAGCGAAAACGCGGTGAGCCCCGCACCCCGGTGTTCCCGGCCACCGTTTACGACGGTGACGACGACATCCCGGTCATCACACCCGAGGGCCCCTACTGGGACCGCAACGGCAAAGTGGTCAAGGCAGAGAACGACGGGGGCCGTTCGTGGGGGCACATCAGTTTGCGTGACGCGATGGTGCACTCGGTCAACGCACCGCTGATGCAGCTCGGTACGGACGTCGGTTATGAGCGGGTGGCCCGCGCGGCCCAGGACGCCGGGCTCCTCGCCACCAGCCTCGGGGCACGTGTTCCGGGGTTCTCACTCGGCAACTCGACGCCGAGCGCCCTGCGGATGGCCGCTGCCTACGGGACGTTCGCCGCGGGCGGGGTCCACACGGAGCCCTTCTCGGTGGCCCGGGCATCCCGCGGTGGTGAACCCGTGGCCCTGGCGCGGCCGCACCGCGACCGTGCCTTCAGTGCCGAAGTCGGCGCTCAGGTCACCGACGCCCTTCGCGGCGCACTCCGGGGAGGTGGCTCTGCTTCAGCGAACGCGCCCGCCGGCGCCGCCGGCAAGGCCGGAACCACAGCGGACCACACCGCCGGCTGGTTCGTGGGCTACACCGCGCAGGAGGCGACGGCCGTCGTCGTCTACCGCATGAACCTGGGAGACCTGAAGCCGCTGCCGGTCACCGGTCTTGGCGGAGATGCCAAGGCCGATCGGACGTACCCCTCACGGATCTGGAACGCCTATCTGACGTCCGTGGCCGGCAGGAGACCCGATGGGAGCGGCATGTGA
- a CDS encoding DUF6221 family protein, which translates to MTDNSDMVAFVRARLADEEQIAQAAGGESWRCPAEVPGEVHDRTAAIAFTVRTRGYDAHISLQDPARTLRRTETSKVLLDEYEEVAALDTDRPYHDFPSGRAVGLGFVVRQMAAEHANHPDYQVKWLPRFTQ; encoded by the coding sequence ATGACAGACAACTCCGACATGGTGGCCTTTGTCCGGGCGCGCCTTGCCGACGAGGAACAGATCGCGCAGGCGGCGGGTGGGGAGAGCTGGCGATGTCCGGCCGAGGTGCCCGGCGAAGTCCATGACCGGACCGCTGCCATCGCATTCACCGTACGGACTCGTGGTTACGACGCGCACATCTCTCTCCAGGACCCTGCGCGCACACTGCGGCGCACCGAGACGAGCAAGGTGCTGCTCGACGAGTACGAGGAGGTCGCGGCTCTGGACACCGACCGTCCGTACCACGACTTCCCCTCCGGCCGCGCGGTCGGACTGGGCTTCGTGGTCCGGCAGATGGCGGCTGAGCATGCGAATCATCCCGACTACCAGGTGAAGTGGCTGCCCAGGTTCACCCAGTAA
- a CDS encoding fibronectin type III domain-containing protein, with protein MHRSRGLSATLTLSFVAVGLGVVAAPEARAITPPVAFTADALPTWQTNGIVWALAQSGGVVFAGGTFSALRPPAGVSGAQRAAVNFAAFNAATGAPTGCKLSFTVGSGTATVRALAVSPDQKTLYAGGYFGAVNGTPVSSLTAIDIATCKPRTSFHAAFSATVRALAVTKDTVYAGGDFSTVSGKKHQRYAAVKAADGAVLPFTADVDKPGRAIALTPDGTKAVLGGDFFTVNGTASHALAVVDATSGKTAKAYPGFIPANSVVKTIDTDATGIYTGNEGTGFGAFDGRIALNASNLAQRWRDTCLGATQAVKSYQSVLYSASHAHDCSSVGEFPNGARHHFLAEPTTGTGKLGWFPDTNDGNGEGIGPRALTVATSGAAHYLWSGGEFTTVNRSAAQSLTRFASTGDTGAPLVPVVSATSVKAGEVQVHWKASFDTDDSKLTYKVYRNGAGTPIATVQASSLMWSRPQVTVKDTSVTAGKSYTYRVTASDAAGNTSAKSATATVTAASAKAATGTR; from the coding sequence ATGCACAGATCAAGAGGGTTGTCGGCCACTCTCACCCTGTCGTTCGTCGCCGTCGGCCTGGGGGTGGTCGCGGCGCCCGAGGCGAGGGCCATCACCCCGCCGGTGGCGTTCACGGCGGACGCCCTGCCGACCTGGCAGACGAACGGCATCGTGTGGGCGCTTGCCCAGTCCGGCGGCGTCGTCTTCGCAGGGGGCACCTTTTCCGCGCTGCGGCCACCGGCCGGTGTCTCCGGCGCCCAGCGGGCCGCGGTGAACTTCGCCGCCTTCAACGCTGCGACCGGCGCACCCACCGGTTGCAAGCTGTCCTTCACCGTCGGCAGCGGTACCGCTACGGTCAGGGCTCTGGCCGTGTCTCCGGACCAGAAGACCCTTTACGCGGGTGGCTACTTCGGTGCCGTCAACGGCACCCCCGTCTCCTCGCTGACCGCGATCGACATCGCCACCTGCAAGCCCAGAACCAGCTTCCATGCCGCCTTCTCGGCCACCGTACGGGCTCTGGCCGTCACGAAGGACACGGTGTACGCGGGAGGTGACTTCAGTACGGTCAGTGGCAAGAAACACCAGCGCTACGCCGCGGTCAAGGCCGCCGACGGAGCTGTGCTCCCCTTCACCGCCGATGTGGACAAGCCGGGCCGGGCCATCGCGCTGACCCCGGACGGCACCAAGGCAGTGCTCGGTGGGGACTTCTTCACCGTCAACGGGACCGCTTCGCACGCCTTGGCGGTGGTCGATGCCACATCGGGCAAAACGGCGAAAGCGTACCCGGGCTTCATCCCGGCCAACTCGGTGGTGAAGACCATCGACACGGACGCCACCGGTATCTACACCGGCAACGAAGGTACCGGCTTCGGTGCCTTCGACGGGCGGATCGCGCTCAATGCGAGTAATCTCGCCCAGCGCTGGCGCGACACCTGTCTGGGCGCCACGCAGGCGGTCAAGTCCTATCAGAGTGTGCTGTACAGCGCCTCGCACGCACACGACTGTTCCAGCGTCGGCGAGTTCCCCAACGGTGCGCGTCACCACTTCCTGGCAGAGCCCACCACGGGCACCGGGAAACTGGGCTGGTTCCCGGACACCAATGACGGCAACGGTGAAGGGATCGGACCCCGCGCCCTGACGGTCGCGACGTCCGGCGCCGCTCACTACCTCTGGTCCGGTGGCGAGTTCACCACGGTCAACCGTTCCGCGGCGCAGAGTCTGACCCGGTTCGCCTCCACGGGCGACACGGGAGCGCCCTTGGTGCCGGTCGTCTCCGCAACCTCCGTGAAGGCGGGCGAGGTGCAGGTGCACTGGAAGGCGAGCTTCGACACCGACGACTCCAAGCTGACGTACAAGGTGTACCGGAACGGTGCCGGCACGCCGATCGCGACCGTACAGGCCAGTTCACTTATGTGGTCACGGCCTCAGGTCACCGTCAAGGACACCTCGGTCACGGCTGGGAAGAGCTACACCTACCGGGTCACCGCCTCTGATGCGGCGGGCAACACCAGCGCCAAGTCGGCGACCGCCACCGTCACCGCGGCCTCCGCCAAGGCGGCGACGGGCACCCGCTGA
- a CDS encoding ATP-binding protein translates to MNAQRVDDGKGASGGGAPDGAELRAPVPVSAAAARLQVAEMLHRRFGGSAGTALGDGVLADALLVTSELVTNAFRHGGGLTGFIAECGPDGLRLVVADASSDPPATTPRPAGQFIGGYGWPLVCRLAKSVAVTPTGTGKRVEAILPLE, encoded by the coding sequence GTGAATGCGCAACGGGTGGACGACGGGAAGGGCGCGAGCGGGGGAGGCGCGCCCGACGGCGCGGAGCTGCGCGCGCCCGTGCCCGTCAGTGCGGCGGCGGCACGCTTGCAGGTTGCGGAGATGCTGCACCGCAGGTTCGGCGGGAGTGCCGGAACGGCCCTGGGCGATGGAGTGCTGGCGGACGCGCTTCTGGTGACATCCGAGCTGGTGACCAACGCGTTCCGGCACGGTGGTGGGCTGACCGGCTTCATCGCCGAATGCGGCCCCGACGGGCTGCGACTGGTGGTTGCCGATGCCAGCTCCGATCCGCCTGCCACCACCCCGCGCCCGGCCGGCCAGTTCATCGGCGGCTACGGCTGGCCCCTGGTGTGCCGTCTGGCCAAGAGCGTCGCCGTCACACCGACCGGAACCGGCAAGCGGGTCGAAGCGATCCTGCCTCTGGAGTGA
- a CDS encoding STAS domain-containing protein, producing MQRPPKAGQAVLVATHRHQGAAVVVVTGELDIDNVDALEAALHDAGTQDTTPVVIDLSGVTFADSTTVNVILHGRSQLDSRLRLAAPSPFMERLIGVIGLDGAMPVYATVDEAVSATPSVTPGPHGSE from the coding sequence GTGCAAAGACCACCGAAGGCCGGCCAGGCCGTCCTCGTCGCCACCCACCGGCATCAGGGAGCAGCCGTCGTGGTCGTGACCGGAGAGCTCGACATCGACAACGTCGATGCCCTGGAAGCGGCCCTTCACGACGCCGGGACACAGGACACGACACCCGTGGTCATCGACCTCTCGGGTGTCACATTCGCCGACTCCACCACGGTGAACGTCATTCTCCACGGCCGTTCGCAGCTCGACTCCAGGCTGCGGCTCGCAGCCCCCTCACCTTTCATGGAGCGGCTCATCGGCGTCATCGGCCTGGACGGTGCCATGCCGGTGTATGCCACGGTCGACGAGGCGGTCTCCGCGACTCCCTCAGTCACCCCCGGCCCGCATGGCAGTGAGTGA